Proteins encoded by one window of Oreochromis niloticus isolate F11D_XX linkage group LG17, O_niloticus_UMD_NMBU, whole genome shotgun sequence:
- the LOC102082546 gene encoding eukaryotic translation initiation factor 3 subunit A: MAHEKRFQGIPMSKSMRGLCKEEDYVFLGTSERTEGAVALGDDWRDRKEERVRRRLEQEQQEKKRLREIEESKKEKEQQWRTHVAELTSSQEKTLQDRLARLRRFREFQKKVMEEESGEEGAPSSQAVNQLLTRM, from the exons ATGGCGCACGAGAAGAGGTTTCAAGGAATTCCCATGTCAAAG TCAATGAGAGGTTTGTGTAAAGAGGAGGACTATGTGTTTCTGGGAACGTCGGAAAGGACAGAAGGAGCGGTGGCTTTAGGGGACGACTGGAGAGACAGGAAGGAGGAGAGG GTCCGCAGGCGATTAGAGCAGgagcagcaggaaaaaaaacgaCTCAGAGAAATAGAGGAGAGCAAGAAG GAGAAAGAGCAGCAGTGGCGCACTCATGTAGCAGAGCTGACCTCCAGCCAGGAGAAGACTCTGCAAGACAGACTGGCAAGGCTGCGCAGATTCAGG GAGTTCCAGAAGAAGGTGATGGAAGAGGAGTCTGGAGAGGAGGGTGCACCAAGCAGCCAGGCAGTCAATCAACTCCTCACCAGGATGTAG